Genomic segment of Canis lupus dingo isolate Sandy chromosome 9, ASM325472v2, whole genome shotgun sequence:
GGCATCAGCGAAGGCTGATgtgactccctgtggggagagggAATGTGCCAGTGTGTGCCTGGAGCGCCCCCTTCTACCTTAGACAGCCTGGACGGGAAGGTGCCTCGAAGGGACGTGGTCTCGGCAACTCCAGTCAAACAGATTCTTGGTGCACCTGGTTTGGGGAGCTGGCATACTTTGGGGAAACTTAAACTGTACCTTAATACAGAATTTGTGATAATTTAGACATGGTGTATGTATTGAGCAAAAAGTTtacactttctttctctgtgaatttTCAGGGTCTTATAGGGGAAATCAATAACTTCTTTTAATCAAAGGGTTCAAGAATTAAGGATCCCTTCACCTTCTGGGCCTGGCAATTCTTGTATGTTATGTTTGTGGTGTTCTGTAATGTGGGCCTATTGTGTaccgtacttttttttttttttttacattaacttAGCTCATTTTCTTTATCAGTGCTTATCTGTATCTTAAGTTTATAATATGTGGTTCTGCATCTCAGACACATGATCTCTTCATGGTGTAGTTTATAGGCCACGCCTCCCTAGTTagctggcctccccaccccccagccccccaccatcAGGTCTTGCagcctgggaagagggagagggtctGGTCCACCTGCCCCTGGCCATACAAGTGAAAGGTGGGACCCAGAGCTGCTAGTGATCCGTCCCTCTCGGGGCTACTCCTGCCCCACCCTGGGTGTGCACGGCCTGCTCCATCGCCAGCACGGACACAGTTCTGCAGAGGCTGAGCTAGTAGTGTGAGCGCTGACCTTTGAGTTCCTGGGAGCTTACTCCTCTTGGCGCTGTTCTGTAGCTCAGGAACAGTGGAGCTGCCGCTAAGCCAAGGCTGGCCACAGTTAAGATCGGGAGGGGAGCAGGGCGACCTCAGTCAGCTTTCCCGCCCTGGGGCAGGTTGTGCCGAGGCCCCCAGGCACACCTGACCCAGCTTTCCCTTTCCGGTAGGTGGCAGGACCCCATCTTCACCCTGGCCACTCCCCTGCGTGCGGGTGAAGAAGGTAGCCACAGTCGGAAGTCGCTGTGCAGAAGCCGAGAGGACCCTCCGCCTGGGGACCGGGGTGCGGCCCTGAGCTCGGCCCCTGTCCTAGGTGGCTGGTTTGGCAGGGGCTGCGCCAAACGCACAAAGCGGAGGAAGATCACGTAACCTGGGGCTGTGGACAGGAACACTTGGCACTTTGCGGACGGCAGAAGTCTTACTCAGGGGCCGGCCCGGGGCCCGGAGCGTGCTCCCGGGGTGACGCGCTTAGCCCTGGGTCCCGGCGGGAGCCCCCTGCACTGCTGTGGCCGCCTCCGGCCTGGGCCTCCGGAGGATGCCTCACCCGTCCTTGGCGGCGGTCATGCCTTCCTGCGAGGACAGAACTCGGGTTATTTTGCGGCCGgccggctggggagggggggagggggagcacgCGGCTGCCTTACCTGGTCCGCCGGGCTAGTCTCAGGGGCCTCAACCCTTTCTACTGCTTCTTACTAAAACATGGTAACTTTACAGCAACCTTTTCTGTGCTGGGTGTGCGGCGGCGGGGTGGTTCTGAGCCTGGGCTCTCAGCAGgcctttttattgttattaaacgTCTCTGCACTGTCTCGCGCGTGTCCTCGAATGACTGCCCTGCTGGCACCAGGACGGGGGCGGCACCGGcaccgggccgggggcgggcgccgGGATGGGGCTCCTCGGGGAGGCGGGCGGCGCCCCGCgtggccctgccccgccccctcggccagGTGCGCGTGCGCTATTGGCCGCGCgcgcaggggggcgggggcggggcgaggcccCGGCGGCTCGCGCCATTGGCggcggctgggggcggggccccggggcggggcggcgctcGCCATTGGCCGCGCGCGGCGGGTGAGGCCCGCGTGACGGCGCGTGCGCCGGGCTGGGCGGGGCGTGCGCGGGGCTGGCGGGCGGCGGCCGCTGGGAGTCGCGGAGCCGGTCGGGCCGCGCCGCTGCTGCGGGGCCATGATCCGGAACGGGCATGGGGCGGCGGGCGGTGCGGAGCCGCCGGGCCCGGGGGGCAGGCGCGCCGTGCGGGTGTGGTGCGACGGCTGgtgagcgcggcggcggcggcggcggcggcgggcgggccggggggcgggcgggggccgcggggcccgcTGCGCCGCCGGCCGAGACGCGCCCGCGGACCGGCCCTgggtcccggtcccggtcccggccCGTCCTGGGGACGCGGGTGCCCCGGCCGGTGGCAGCGCGAGTTCCGTGTCCGGCCCCGACGAGCCGGACCGCTCCAGCCCGGTACACCTCGCGCCCAGAGCGACTTCCCCGCGGTCTCGCCGTCGGTCCCCAGCCTGCCCGTCGCCAGGGCAGCACACGTGTGCCCGCGACCCCGGTGAAGCCCCCGCGACCCGGGTCCCGCCCAGGGGGCCACACTGCCCATCCGTTCTCTCCCCGGCGAGCCGGAGACCTGGGGTTGTTCCCAGAGAAGTTTGGGGCTGTCAGCAGACAGGAGGAGGACTGCCGTCTGAGGGCTGTCACCTGTGATGTTCCCTCGGGCCTTTACCTGGCGAATCACGGCAGGAATAGTCCCTACCTGGCCAGTTTACAGAGCTGGACCTTGGCGGCCCTGCCTGAGTCACCTTGGGGAGAGGGAGCACGGCTTCCCTTGGTGGACTCTGACCTTGGCCGCGGTCTGTCTGGGCCTCTGCCCCAGCAGGCCACCCACAGCCACAAGGCCCCTGTGGCTAGGACATGCCGCAGTCCGAGCTGCCCACCCTGGCCTGCCTGTCCAGGGAGCTCAGGGGCCAGTGGGGCTGCTGGATTTGGACTtagctcccctctccccccagggcCAGAGCAATGTGACCCACAGGCCTGTGTGCGGGGACTGGGTGGGCCGTGGTGGAAATAACAGGTGTCGGGGACTGCAGCGGCTCGTGCACCAGGTGGCCCGGGTctcctggagaagcagggagcaTCTCCTACTCAGGAGACAGCTGGTTTGGGGCCAATTTGGGGTCTTCCCCAGCCCACCCAGGGAGCAAGTGGGCCTGCACCTGAGAAGCCACTCCTTCATCAGGCCCAGGTTTAAGGATAAAAGCTCTAGAACAAGGTGGCAGGGAGGTGGTTGTCAGCCCCGGAGAGCAAAGCCTCGCTGAGTTTCTGGAGGCTGTGGGGGAGCGCGCAGGATTTCCAAAGCTACCAACTACGTTTGCTCATTTGTTGGACTTTGTTTTGTGTTGGCCCCAAAGACCATCCACCTGTCTCAGGGTAGTACAGAGTCCAgcctactcctttttttttttttttttaaacatttattttatttatgatagagagagagagaggcagagacacaggcagagggagaagcaggccccatgcaccgggagcctgacgtgggattcgatcccgggtctccaggatcgcgccctgggccaagggcaggcgccaaaccgctgcgccacccagggatcccccagcctACTCCTAAGTTAACATCAGTTTACAGCTTGCAGGgacttcccccccaccccacccccatggtTTACAgtaggggagaggagagggtgagggcagagggcagagctcCATGGCCCGGATGGGGAGCCGAGACTGTTCCTTGTGCTCACCAGCCCCGGGGACCGGCAGGCCTTGTCCCTGGGCACAGCCCAGCCCGTCGCGCTCGCTGGATCTGGCCCGGGGCCAGTGGTGGGGAGAGTGgagtgcccacctcccctctgaaaGCCCCAGCTCAGCCTGAGGAGCCATTCCCAGAGGCAGCTTCCCAGAGGGCTCCCTAAGGAAGCCCCAGAGGAGCCAGGCTGCCCCGCCCACACCCAGCCCCAGCTGCTCAGTCCCCCCCTCAGCACAGGGACTCATCATCCTTCCTTTCCACAGCTATGACATGGTGCATTACGGCCACTCAAACCAGCTGCGCCAGGCGCGGGCCATGGGTGACTACCTCATCGTGGGCGTGCACACCGACGGTAAGCTGGGGCTGCTGCCTTTGACTAACCCTAAGGGGCCCTGCAAGGGTTTAGGCCACGCTTATGGCCATCCCTCCCAAGAGCCCAGCGCGGCAGGTACACCCGCCGGGGGCTCTCCATCTCACGGCTCAGGTTGAACAATGCAGCCGAGGGGTCAAGCTTCTGGCCCTGGCAtccactccccttcccccaacaACCTGGGTCCCAGGGTCTTCGAGAATGGAGCGCCCGGCTGTCAGAGGACTTTGCCTGGAGCTCTGGTTGGGTGAGGGAACTGTGCAGTTATCCAGCAAGCACGTCCTGAGCACCTGGACTGGCCCATAGAGAACAGGATAGAGGCCACTGGGTGCGTTTCTGCCCCCGGGGGCTGAGGGCCCAGGGAGAGAGACAGCTGTGTGCCAGGGGCTCCCACGCCTACCTCGTCCTTGCTTTCTTCCCTGGCTCTAGAGGAGATCTCCAAGCACAAGGGGCCCCCGGTGTTCACTCAGGAGGAGAGGTACAAGATGGTGCGCGCCATCAAGTGGGTGGACGAGGTGGTGCCGGCGGCTCCCTACGTTACCACGCTGGAGACCCTGGACAAGTACAGCTGCGACTTCTGTGTCCATGGCAGTGAGTGGGTGGGCCTGTGGGCGGGCCGGAGGGGCCACCAGGGTGCTGGGGCCTCGTCACGCTGGGTCCTTGCCCTGAAAGAGTCCCtgcccccaggggcctgggatgagGCTCACGGGTGCTCATTCTCACACATGTGTTGCTCCTCAGATGACATCACGCTGACCGTAGATGGCCGGGACACCTACGAGGAAGTGAAGGCGGCCGGGAGGTACAGGTGAGCCCCCGCGAGGACCCCATCTTGTCAAGGAGTGGGGCTCaaagcgccccccccccccgggctcttTCTGCCTGCCCAGGGGGCTGTGCGTGCGGTACATCCAAGTGGCTGTCGGGCGGGGAGAAGGACGGTGTGACTAGGAGCGTGTCATCTTGTTGAGGAACTCAGCCACTGTGGCCAGCGGCTCCTCCGGGTACAGCGCAGCCTGGAGTTCCCTTGGCAGAGGGCGCGTTGCAGGGCAAGGCCAGATCTGCAGTCCGTGCGCGCCGTGGGGCTGGTggtgcccgcccccccaccccccgactgGCCAGCCCCCCAACGCTGCACACTGAGCTGTGGCAGCACGCTCCCTCCATTGTAGTGGGTTCTGCAGTTGGTAAAGCACAGTGTTCCCCCACGCTCCTGGGCCCGGTTTTCTGTCCGGCCCGGAGTGGGCAGTGTGCGCACAGAGGCAGCCCCGGGGGGAGCTGGCGGTGGGCTCGGGAGCACGTCTGGGTGCGAGCCCTGAGCCCACGTCCGTCCGCAGAGAGTGTAGGCGCACCCAGGGCGTGTCCACCACGGACCTTGTTGGCCGCATGTTGCTGGTGACCAAGGCCCATCATAGTGGTCAGGTGAGCCTGGGGGGAACGGGGCGGGATCCCCAAGGTCCCAGGGCTAAGGACactgctgggagggagggagggagggagcacccGATCTGCCTGGTGCTTACTCCTCTGCGGGCTCCAGGACAAGGAGTTTCGGGGTCTGGGGGTTGACCATGTCCTCCATGTCCCCCACCCTTCCATTCAGGAGATATCCTCTGAGTACCGGGAATACGCGGACAGCTTTGGCAAGGTGAGTGCGGCCCCCACTAGCCAGGCCAGTACCTGATGCCCCCAGGCCACCCCCGGGAGAAGGCTGGCTGGGACCCTCACCCTCCTCGGCTCCCCGGCTCCTGGGCACTGACTAGGTGGTGGCTGCCAGGCTTGGCAAGCTAGCAGGTCAGGTGGCCcctggagaaggagcagggacTGGCTCTAGTCGGGCCGACTGGTCCTCTCTCCCTTTGTAGCCCTCTCACCCGACACCCACCCGGGAGACGCTTTCCTCGGGAGGCTCCTCCCAGGTGACCAGAAGGTGGCCTCAGGGTGCTGGGTCCCCACAACGGCAGTGTCCACAGGTGGGCTGGTCTAGGCGGCAGTGGTGTTGGCTGCAGTACCCACTGTGGTCACAGGGCAAAGCCACACGTCCCACTGGTCACGGGGccctggcccagcctggccctggcATGTTCCTGCCAGAGGCGCCTGCCTGTGGGCTCTGCGGGCAGGTGTGGGGGCGATGGGGGTCTGCAGTTCTGGTGTATCAGCCCGTAGCTGCTCCCAGAGCCGACAGGCAGGCGCAGGCAGCCCTAGGCCCAGAGGAGGGGCTCTGGGGTGGGAAGAGGCCAAGGACGTGCCTGACCGGCGTCTTGGCTGACCAGAGGCCTCTTGGCTTTCAGTGCCCCGGGGGACGGAACCCCTGGACGGGGGTGTCCCAGTTTCTGCAGACATCTCAGAAGATCATCCAGTTTGCTTCTGGGAAGGAACCCCAGCCAGGGGAGACGGTCATCTACGTGGCCGGCGCCTTTGACCTGTTCCGTATCCTCCGAGACCGTGTGGGAGGGTTGCCCTGCCTGGCCCCCTATGCACCCTGGGGTCAGGGGACCCAGAGCAGCCTCACTGACTCTTCGAGGCCCCCGGGCTGGGGCGGAGCTCGAGGGGCCCTGCTAGAGGCCCTGGTCCTGCAGGCAGCCACTCCCTATCTTGTTACTTGCTTCTTAACCTGGACACAGACATCGGCCACGTGGACTTCCTGGAGAAGGTGCATGGCCTGGCAGAGAGGCCCTACGTCATCGCCGGCCTGCACTTTGACCAGGTCTCGGATGGAGCGTGGGGCCCCCTTGAGTGGCTCCTGGGGTTGAGGTTGGGCACAGGTGGCCCACGGGGTGAGGCCTTGGGTGCTGATGGAAGAGGAGACAACCCGGGGCCACTTCCTGGGGACCAGGGCTTCCCCCCCCCGTGGGCACCCATGAGGAGCACCCATGAGGAGCACCCATGAGGAGCACCCATGAGGGGCTTTTGGGGGCGATGACAGCTCCGCCCCCACTGCCCGGGGCTGCGCGCTGACCCAAGCTCGCTCCGGCCCTAGGAGGTCAACCACTACAAGGGGAAGAACTACCCCATCATGAACCTGCATGAGCGGACGTTAAGCGTGCTGGCGTGCCGGGTGAGTGTGGGCCGTGCTGGGGTGCGGCAGTGAGGACCCTGGTGCACGGGCCCGACCTGGCGGAGTCCCGCTAATGGCCTGTGCTCCTGTCCCCGTAGTACGTGTCAGAGGTGGTGATCGGGGCCCCCTACGCTGTCACGGCAGAGCTCCTGGACCACTTCAAGGTGAGGCTCCTGGTGGGCCAGGTCCCCCCGAGGGCCTCTGAGTGCAGGGCGCCAGGGCCCTGACCCGCTCCCTTCGCAGGTGGACCTGGTCTGTCACGGGAAGACGGAAATCGTGCCTGACAAGGATGGCTCAGATCCCTACCAGGTGGGCACGAGGGTCCCTGGGCTCATGGCACCTGTGTGGGAGCCAGGCTAGGGGCTCGGTGCCCAGCTGACGCCCCCCCCGCTCAAGGAGGCGGCAGGGGTCTGCGCGTCCATGTCCTGGGCATCCGGGGGTGACGACCCTCCAGGCCCGGGGCTGGGCAGTGTCCTCGGGGCCCGGGGGACggccctcaccccctcccccccaccctccccttccaGGAGCCCAAGAGAAGGGGCATCTTCTGTCAGATTGACAGTGGCAGTGACCTTACCACAGACCTCATTGTGCAGCGCATCATCAAGAACAGGTGAGGGTGGcgggtggggcctggggtggtGCCCGCAGCCCCCACGGCCCCAGGCCTGGGCACCCCTCACACGGCCCGCCCCCAGGCTGGAGTATGAGGCCCGCAACCAGAAGAAAGAGGCCAAGGAGCTGGCCTTCCTGGAGTCCAGGAGGCGACAGGAGGCGCAGCCTGAGACGGAGCGACTGTGACCTGTGAGCGCAGGACGTCCCACGCCCGGCCCGCTCTGCTGCCCAGCCtgcaggcctcagtttccacgGTTCTTAACTGCGGCGCTCCCCCTCGCCGCCCAGTTCCGAGGTTTCCAAGGGGCAggcgctgcccccaccccctgccgggTGGTCTTCCCACCCAGCACAGAGGGGTACCCAGCACAGCGGGGTGGCTCAGCACAGGATGAGCACGGGGTCCCTTCGGCCTGGGGGCACCGCCCCGTGCGCCACAGAAGGCCTGGCTCccactcctcccccagcccctgcagacCCAGGACGCCCAACTGCCCAGCACTttctgccctcccagcctccctggcagcCAGCTTCAGGGGAGCAGAGACCTGGAGGGGACACCCATTGGCCCTTCAGGTCACAGACCATGCCTCCTTCGCGTGGGCACATCTCCTGGGCCCTGGCCCGCTCCCCCCACTTCCTGGGCCTTGCTGGTCTCCCCACAGACTGTTCTCTCGACTTTGTCCAGTTGGCTGGCGTACAACCAAATAAACCTGGTGGGAGGTGTTCTGTGTCCAGCTCTTGGCCCCGCTCCCCACCGTCCACGCAGCGGGGAGGCGGCGGAGGGGTGTGGGCGGCCTGGCAGCGAGGAGTCCCTGGGTCCCGGAGACCCCATCCCAGGGAGCCCGTCCCCGAGACCCTGTCCCGAGGCCAAGGGAGCCACTCCCTGTGGCTCTGCAGAGCCCACACCTCCAGGAAGGACCGGGCTCCAGCTCCCTGACTGGACCCAGAGAATCTTAGGGCCCACTGGGAGCAGCCCGGCGGCTGTAGGGTGCTGACTCTGGTCACCTCATTGTTTAGGGCAGGGGGGAACAGCAGTAGTTCAGACGTGTTCAGAGGTGGGGACGGTGGGGGTGTTTTCAGCCCCCACCAAGGGCATCCGTTCCTCAGCAGCTGGTCCGGGTGAGGCCGTACCCTGCAGCCTGGCCCACGGAGCACAGGGCTGGGATCCTTTCCCTCTAAGACACGGCCTGTCCTTTTCTTCCCGTTGATGTAACTAGAACCCCGTGCAGGACACAGAAGGGAAGTGACCGTGGAAGTTCACATCCCCACCCTCGGCTGGGCAGCCACCACcagctttcctttcctccttccccaagTTAGGGTAGAAAGTCGTGAGAGGCATGGGACCCCCAGCTTTGGGGGCGTGGTGGTGTCCGGCTTCCCCACACTTGAGGCTCCTGGTCCCCTGGGCTTCAGGGTCTCATGAGCGGAGGGACAAGGAGGGACCAGCCTGCCCTGCATGGAGTCGGATGGGGCAGGACGGGAGCAATCAGCCCTACACCTGTCCAGAATCCCCCCTTGTGGCCCTCAGCTGAGGACTGCGGGCAGCGGGGAGCCCTGTGGGACCGACGAAGGAGGCCCAGAGCCTGGCAAGCCCGTGCCCCTGGAGAGACATGCGCTCGGGAGCAGCGGGGCTGTGGGGCTCCCATAGCCTCTGAGTGCAGGGCCCTGCACGCCCACGGGGTTGGGGGACGCCCAGCACAGTGCCCACCTCGTTTCAGCCAGCCTCCCCGGAGGGCCCGGTCCGTGCCCAGAAGGGACCTCAGGGTCGGGCTCAGCAGGCTGGGGTTTCGAATGAACCCAGATTCCCCCCAATAAAGTAGGTGATTAGCCTGGAGGAGGGCTGAGTGCGGGCGCTGGGCctgcgaggggcggggcggcctTGTCAGGCCTCCTGGGGCGCCGTGAGGTCCGCAGGCTGCTCCCCACCCCGCGGCCACTGCCCCGTGCTTACTACTTCGAGGTGTTTCAGGAGCGCCAAGAAAGGGTGACCCCAGGGGCTGCCCCTCCAGTAACAGCCTTGTCCCGAAGAGATCCAGGAAGCAGGGCGGAGccgcctggggtgggggcgggcgtGGGGCGCCTGCGTGGTCACCGCGGAGGCCCGAGCTGGGCACCTTCTCTGCCCCAGGGTTTGGGgtgcctctgcctgcctggggGGGCTGGGACACCCGCTGGGGACCCGCAGTGTCTGGCGGCGGAGTCGGGGTCCCCAGGCACCGCCCGCCCCCACTCGGAGTCCAGCTGCGCTtctcatttattcacttttttttagtatatgtgctgccgaagcgagcactgctTCTCATTTATTCACGTGGCGGGTtaccgcggggggcggggggctcaggcGCTGCGGCAGTCGGCGGCGCGCAGCGACAGGAACACGTCCGCCCGGCACTGGAAGGTGGCGCGGCCGTCGGGGAGCCGCTCGCAGCTCCGCAGGTTCGGGGAGACTTCCTTGACACACGCGGCCTGGGGGCGGGAGGAGGCTGAGGGGGCGCCCGGGCctgaccccgccccgcccccgcccccgccccgaccaCGCCCCGACCCCCTGACCCCGCCCCGACCCCACCCGGACCCCGCCCTCCCGATCtggccgcgccccgcccccgccttgACCCGGACTTCGACCCCGCCCT
This window contains:
- the PCYT2 gene encoding ethanolamine-phosphate cytidylyltransferase: MIRNGHGAAGGAEPPGPGGRRAVRVWCDGCYDMVHYGHSNQLRQARAMGDYLIVGVHTDEEISKHKGPPVFTQEERYKMVRAIKWVDEVVPAAPYVTTLETLDKYSCDFCVHGNDITLTVDGRDTYEEVKAAGRYRECRRTQGVSTTDLVGRMLLVTKAHHSGQEISSEYREYADSFGKCPGGRNPWTGVSQFLQTSQKIIQFASGKEPQPGETVIYVAGAFDLFHIGHVDFLEKVHGLAERPYVIAGLHFDQEVNHYKGKNYPIMNLHERTLSVLACRYVSEVVIGAPYAVTAELLDHFKVDLVCHGKTEIVPDKDGSDPYQEPKRRGIFCQIDSGSDLTTDLIVQRIIKNRLEYEARNQKKEAKELAFLESRRRQEAQPETERL